One segment of Sylvia atricapilla isolate bSylAtr1 chromosome 8, bSylAtr1.pri, whole genome shotgun sequence DNA contains the following:
- the KAZALD1 gene encoding kazal-type serine protease inhibitor domain-containing protein 1 has product MSEAKPLSISCLVLSLLSFHWALLQLGQAFPSTSDYLQRGWQRLLEEGEGCTECQPEECPMPRGCLAGTVRDACDCCWECANLEGQICDLDNTNHFYGKCGEHLECRLDAGDLRHGEVPEPQCACLSQLALCGSDGKTYAQICRFLEAAHAQPDANLTVAHEGPCESEPQITSPPYDTWNITGQDVIFGCEVFAYPMASIEWRKDGTEMLLPGDDPHISVQFRGGPQKYEVTGWLQIQGVRVTDEGTYCCFARNRVGEVVALASLTVFTPDQLNVTDFSLLTPRMTPEDYGESEEDYY; this is encoded by the exons ATGTCTGAAGCCAAGCCCCTCAGCATCTCTTGCCTGGTGCTTTCCTTGCTCTCCTTTCACTGGGCTTTGCTCCAGCTGGGCCAGGCTTTTCCCAGCACCTCTGACTACCTCCAGCGGGGCTGGCAGCggctgctggaggaaggggagggCTGCACTGAGTGCCAGCCAGAGGAGTGCCCGATGCCACGCGGGTGCCTGGCTGGCACAGTGCGGGATGCCTGTGACTGCTGCTGGGAATGTGCCAACCTGGAGGGACAGATCTGTGACCTGGACAACACCAACCACTTCTATGGCAAGTGTGGGGAGCACCTGGAGTGCCGTTTGGATGCCGGCGACTTGCGTCACGGAGAGGTGCCCGAGCCCCAGTGTgcctgcctctcccagctggcCCTCTGCGGCTCCGATGGCAAAACCTACGCCCAGATCTGCAGGTTCCTGGAGGCTGCCCATGCCCAGCCCGATGCCAACCTCACTGTGGCCCACGAAGGTCCCTGCGAATCAG AGCCTCAGATCACCTCTCCTCCCTATGACACATGGAACATCACTGGGCAGGATGTCATCTTCGGCTGCGAGGTCTTCGCCTACCCCATGGCATCCATTGAGTGGAGGAAGGATggcacagagatgctgctgcctggagatgATCCCCACATCTCTGTCCAG TTCAGAGGCGGCCCCCAGAAATACGAAGTGACAGGCTGGCTGCAGATCCAGGGTGTGCGGGTGACGGATGAGGGCACGTACTGCTGCTTCGCCAGGAACAGGGTCGGGGAGGTGGTGGCCCTGGCCAGCCTGACCGTCTTCACACCAG ACCAACTCAATGTGACAGACTTCTCCCTGCTGACGCCCCGCATGACACCTGAGGACTACGGGGAGAGTGAGGAGGACTACTACTAG